Proteins from one Diprion similis isolate iyDipSimi1 chromosome 3, iyDipSimi1.1, whole genome shotgun sequence genomic window:
- the LOC124416749 gene encoding protein artichoke has protein sequence MGKPPEKRKYQFLLVVCFLGLGSTGTIGQLLDSEYGCPPQEKILPCRCSTRDMEFQIWCSHSELPKVLEGLDAVSHYVARPIDEIILENNNLPSLPGKVFANLRVLRLMLRNNRLERVSSGWLDGLHDSLLELFIVEPDLRSLPVDSLDNLSGLEAITLQSRSMKRLPKFSGLPKLRYLQINSPSLAELTPGYFRNLPNLEQLHIFGSQRLTRLESGLLQGLQSLSLVNISECAINWIHPRAVIGLPELKEISLVGNAIADATMVGRTIIDLPRLSILRLDRNHISRLGEASFVELPTLSELYLSRNRISEIFPGAFHRVPMLRTIDLNHNAIHRIHPEFFIQRNGGLEELWLINNDLGHITELRTILDSLPSLKFLDMSYNQLEEIPFGAIRGHSTLERLHLDHNRINMVQMEAFVALPALRELRLRNNSLSNMLEGPLWNLPALKGLDLADNYFRMLEPRLLANLPSLRRLDISGNAIGIVDPASFLANPALEHVNLSGNALVTIHPRTFGHLVNLYELDLGWNRLFEVVPGLPRNLEYLYMPMNQILNLPIPPSPYLALPALRLLDLSANGIKRLPPGSLSTLPNLKRLKLGYNALQHVEDGAFNGLSRMEQLDLRDNRLVSLHGGCLRGLRMLVDLNLRGNRLELIRPDLFESNVRLQRLDLTRNKLAQIPHTAFANTRDLREVYASHNALTELPRSLHGLTALQVLDLSFNKLNILSPETLSSLTSLLELRLVKNKIQELREGAFNRLPRLSLIDLENNDLQIVERNAIRALPELIALRLGQNRLQMIPNGAFVELPRLQSAELQENRIEEISDNAFINVPQLLFLNLSHNLLPSLENSGLENLNSLEVLDLSHNRVARVSSKSLAAMEWLVELKIDNNRICAIQGSPFDDMPRLRVLSLRHNRMASVAESAFKRLRSNIAVLDIDGNPLSCACGMLWLRGWLQQASAEGPRCADGSLFREVRLSRQDCQRERQIEPTVPGCEAEMIDATSLFGTSQVNSAWMNLQDSTTPLHPLPNESEYFYDEYVDYPYENASTMTPDNSSDTVTTTASAEDMASLQMTSETPSVVTGGTPTIYAATGSGPGNIINKTTLIPTKDVPPSPSSSGFTFFGVPLPSLSFNLWGNSGRKADRKSDSFNQPGRGRIHLFPPTEPEIHRGGFVPLPRGQSGFIPIVDPQLRYQMETNRSSYFSNKNVTVQKVSQNSGSQLSQTQTANYSTSSDEFYRPQNRTEKLPDRNRSEKNTPKVQGLTLSVKEQSNVTSPSLLTSKDFRGFSVNVTKDVNVTSSSEKITKKLKIDQSSVPSETNEEENLHSMTNENAANGEVASKIVWTTPSSNTTQLLNISSAEDKAPTTVRASIASIRDKSSFWNFRDWLKPKQPVQSGLATTVMPDDLAATGSLVTTTEHVSILTTIDPEMPYMTSITRDKEASPLSALLVPGGQIPPYRPFGRSTITKVSSPSLTPIAEQYQNNQMSPDLGKLLPEFLLNNNEKETDRDKLSKDDTAPKLMEQISSKDDNVRIIEDSSFNWYFQHYNDTNLEPYLGLVDSGADHGKIFITLSPVTYLIICRLV, from the exons ATGGGCAAACCTCCGGAGAAAAGGAAATATCAATTCCTACTCGTGGTGTGTTTTCTGGGTCTGGGATCGACTGGCACGATCGGACAATTATTGGATAGCGAATATGGTTGTCCTCCCCAAGAAAAAATCTTGCCTTGTAGGTGTTCGACGAGGGATATGGAGTTTCAGATATG GTGCAGTCACAGCGAGTTGCCCAAAGTTCTTGAAGGCCTGGATGCTGTCAGTCATTACGTGGCGCGGCCAATCGACGAGATTATCTTAGAAAACAACAACTTGCCAAGCCTGCCAGGGAAAGTTTTTGCCAATTTACGAGTCCTACGGTTAATGTTACGAAATAATAGACTTGAGAGAGTTTCTTCGGGCTGGCTCGACGGCCTGCACGACTCTCTTCTCGAGCTGTTCATCGTCGAACCAGACTTAAGATCGCTACCGGTCGACAGTCTCGATAATTTGAGTGGTCTTGAGGCCATAACATTGCAAAGCAGGTCGATGAAAAGGCTGCCAAAATTCTCGGGACTCCCGAAGCTAAGATACTTGCAAATTAATTCCCCATCTCTGGCGGAACTGACGCCAGGGTACTTTAGAAATTTACCAAATCTTGAACAGCTTCACATATTCGGAAGTCAACGGTTGACTAGACTGGAGTCTGGATTGCTGCAGGGTCTACAAAGTTTGAGTTTGGTGAATATAAGCGAATGTGCAATAAACTGGATCCACCCGAGAGCAGTGATAGGACTTCCGGAATTGAAGGAAATTTCCTTAGTCGGCAACGCCATCGCGGATGCTACGATGGTTGGACGCACAATAATAGATTTGCCGAGGTTATCCATTTTGCGATTAGACCGAAATCACATCAGTCGTTTGGGCGAGGCTTCCTTTGTCGAGTTACCGACACTTAGTGAGCTGTACCTATCTAGAAACAGGATATCAGAAATATTCCCTGGGGCTTTCCATAGAGTCCCGATGCTGCGGACCATTGACCTGAATCACAATGCGATTCACAGAATCCACCCTGAGTTTTTCATCCAGAGAAACGGTGGTTTAGAAGAGCTTTGGCTTATAAACAACGATTTGGGCCATATCACTGAGCTGCGTACAATTTTGGATTCATTACCAAGTCTAAAGTTCTTGGATATGAGCTACAACCAGCTTGAAGAAATTCCGTTTGGGGCTATCAGAGGACATTCTACTCTCGAGAGATTGCACTTGGATCACAACAGAATCAACATGGTTCAAATGGAGGCGTTTGTTGCTCTGCCAGCTCTACGGGAGCTCAGATTGCGCAACAATTCGTTGTCTAATATGCTAGAAGGACCTCTTTGGAACTTACCAGCCTTGAAG ggCTTGGATTTGGCCGATAACTATTTCCGAATGTTGGAGCCACGGTTGTTGGCCAATCTACCAAGTCTGCGACGGCTAGATATCAGCGGAAACGCCATCGGTATTGTCGACCCAGCTTCTTTCCTCGCTAATCCAGCCCTCGAGCATGTCAACCTCTCTGGTAATGCCCTGGTGACGATTCACCCTCGGACTTTTGGCCACCTTGTTAATTTGTACGAGTTGGACTTGGGTTGGAATAGATTATTTGAAGTGGTACCAGGGCTGCCACGTAATCTCGAGTACCTTTACATGCCTATGAACCAAATTTTGAACCTGCCGATTCCGCCGTCTCCATACTTGGCACTTCCTGCCCTGAGATTACTGGACCTCAGTGCCAACGGCATAAAGAGATTACCGCCAGGCTCGCTGAGTACCTTGCCTAATCTGAAGAGACTGAAGCTCGGCTATAATGCTCTTCAACACGTGGAGGACGGAGCTTTCAATGGTCTCTCACGGATGGAACAGTTGGACTTGAGGGACAACCGGCTGGTTTCTCTGCACGGTGGTTGCCTGCGAGGTCTGAGAATGTTGGTTGACTTGAACTTGAGAGGCAATCGACTAGAATTAATCAGACCggatttatttgaaagtaaTGTTCGCCTGCAGCGGTTGGATCTCACCAGGAACAAATTGGCGCAAATACCTCATACGGCATTTGCTAATACTCG AGACCTTCGTGAGGTGTACGCTTCGCACAACGCACTGACAGAACTCCCAAGGTCGCTGCACGGGTTGACAGCCCTCCAAGTCCTGGACTTGAGTTTCAACAAGTTGAACATTCTATCACCGGAAACTCTCAGCAGTCTGACTTCATTGCTTGAACTGCGGTTggtaaagaataaaattcaagAGTTGAGGGAAGGTGCGTTCAACAGACTTCCGAGACTGTCTCTTATCGACCTGGAGAACAATGACTTGCAGATTGTCGAGAGAAACGCCATAAGGGCTCTTCCGGAGCTCATAGCATTGCGATTGGGACAAAATCGTCTCCAG ATGATACCAAACGGTGCTTTTGTGGAACTACCTCGACTTCAAAGTGCCGAGCTCCAAGAAAATCGCATCGAAGAGATATCTGACAATGCATTCATCAATGTTCCTCAACTGTTGTTCCTCAATTTAAGCCACAACTTGCTACCTAGTCTTGAAAATTCAGGGCTAGAAAACCTAAACTCATTAGAAGTGTTGGACCTCAGTCATAATCGTGTGGCACGTGTATCGAGTAAGAGTTTAGCAGCCATGGAATGGTTGGTTGAACTGAAG ATCGACAACAATAGGATTTGTGCCATTCAAGGTTCACCTTTCGATGACATGCCACGATTGCGGGTGCTTAGTCTTCGTCATAATAGGATGGCTTCTGTGGCGGAAAGTGCATTCAAACGATTGAGATCTAATATCGCCGTTCTAGACATCGATG GTAACCCATTGTCTTGCGCTTGTGGAATGTTGTGGCTGAGAGGGTGGCTGCAGCAAGCATCAGCTGAAGGGCCGCGGTGTGCTGATGGATCACTCTTCAGAGAGGTCAGATTATCccgacaagattgccagaggGAGAGACAAATCGAACCTACGGTGCCCGGATGTGAAGCCGAAATGATTGATGCCACCTCGT TGTTTGGGACGTCACAGGTTAATTCTGCCTGGATGAACCTACAGGACAGTACGACACCGCTGCACCCTCTTCCCAACGAGTCAGAATATTTCTACGACGAATACGTGGATTATCCATATGAAAACGCTAGTACCATGACCCCAGACAATTCCTCTGATACTGTGACAACCACTGCGTCGGCAGAGGACATGGCAAGTCTTCAAATGACCTCCGAAACGCCTTCTGTGGTCACCGGTGGAACGCCAACGATATACGCAGCCACTGGTTCTGGTCCCGGAAATATAATCAACAAAACGACACTTATTCCAACCAAAGATGTGCCCCCGTCGCCGAGTAGTTCTGGATTCACGTTCTTTGGTGTGCCGCTACCCAGTCTGAGCTTTAATCTGTGGGGGAATTCGGGAAGAAAAGCAGACAGAAAAAGCGACTCCTTCAACCAGCCTGGGAGAGGTCGTATACACTTATTTCCGCCGACCGAACCGGAAATACACAGAGGCGGCTTCGTCCCGTTGCCTCGCGGTCAGAGCGGATTTATTCCCATAGTTGACCCACAGCTGAGGTATCAGATGGAAACGAACAGGTCCTCGTATTTCTCGAATAAAAATGTTACCGTACAAAAAGTGAGTCAGAATAGCGGCAGTCAATTGTCGCAAACGCAGACGGCGAACTATTCGACCTCGTCAGATGAATTTTATCGACCACAGAATCGAACGGAGAAATTACCTGATCGGAacaggagtgaaaaaaatacgccGAAGGTACAGGGTCTCACGCTTTCCGTTAAAGAACAATCAAATGTAACGTCTCCCTCCTTATTGACGTCAAAGGACTTTAGAGGATTTTCGGTCAATGTTACGAAGGATGTAAACGTAACATCttcttctgaaaaaattacgaagaaattgaaaatcgatcaaTCGTCGGTACCGTCGGAAACCAACGAAGAGGAAAATCTACACTCAATGACTAACGAAAATGCTGCCAACGGTGAAGTCGCCAGTAAGATAGTCTGGACCACTCCAAGTTCCAATACAACCCAGTTACTGAATATATCTTCCGCGGAAGATAAAGCACCGACTACGGTTCGAGCATCCATTGCCAGCATTAGGGATAAAAGCAGCTTCTGGAATTTCCGTGATTGGTTGAAACCCAAGCAACCTGTGCAATCTGGTCTGGCAACCACCGTTATGCCTGACGATCTTGCAGCCACCG GTTCTCTGGTAACTACAACTGAACATGTGTCAATCCTGACAACGATCGATCCCGAAATGCCGTACATGACTTCTATCACTCGAGACAAAGAAGCATCACCTTTGTCTGCGTTATTGGTACCTGGTGGACAAATACCACCTTATCGACCGTTTGGCCGATCGACAATCACCAAAGTTTCCTCGCCCAGCCTCACTCCTATAGCGGAACAGTatcaaaataatcaaatgTCACCAGATCTTGGAAAACTATTACCAGAATTTTTGCTCAACAATAACGAGAAGGAAACCGACAGAGATAAATTGTCGAAAGACGACACGGCGCCAAAGTTGATGGAACAAATCAGTAGCAAGGACGATAATGTAAGAATAATAGAGGACAGTTCTTTCAATTGGTATTTTCAACACTACAATGACACGAATTTGGAACCCTATTTAGGATTAGTCGACAGTGGTGCTGACCACGGTAAAATCTTTATCACATTGTCACCTGTAACTTATTTAATAATATGTAGATTAGTGTGA
- the LOC124416750 gene encoding 26S proteasome non-ATPase regulatory subunit 7, translated as MPSQEVSTAKVVVHPLVLLSVVDHFNRMGKIGNQKRVVGVLLGCWRAKGVLDVSNSFAVPFDEDDKDKSVWFLDHDYLENMYSMFKKVNAREKVVGWYHTGPKLHQNDVAINELIRRYCPNSVLVIIDAKPKDLGLPTEAYQAVEEVHDDGSPTSKTFEHIPSEIGAEEAEEVGVEHLLRDIKDTTVGTLSQRITNQLLGLKGLHAQIREIRDYLIQVGNGKLPINHQIVYQLQDIFNLLPDMSQNTFVDSLYVKTNDQMLVVYLAALVRSIVALHNLINNKLTNRDAEKKETDKKETKKDEKKEDEKKDEKEKAKVK; from the exons ATGCCGAGTCAAGAGGTCTCCACAGCAAAAGTAGTGGTTCATCCACTAGTTTTATTGAGTGTAGTTGATCATTTTAATCGCATGGGAAAAATTGGTAATCAGAAAAGAGTCGTCGGCGTATTATTGGGCTGTTGGAGAGCCAAGGGAGTATTGGACGTGTCCAACAGTTTTGCAG TCCCATTTGACGAGGATGACAAGGATAAATCTGTGTGGTTCCTCGACCATGACTATCTGGAAAACATGTACAGCATGTTCAAAAAAGTTAATG ctCGTGAAAAAGTGGTGGGCTGGTATCATACAGGGCcaaaattacatcaaaacGACGTCGCGAtcaacgaattgattcgtaGGTATTGTCCCAACTCAGTACTGGTCATCATCGACGCCAAACCCAAGGACTTGGGTCTTCCCACAGAGGCGTATCAAGCCGTTGAAGAAGTCCATGAC GATGGATCACCAACTTCCAAAACCTTTGAACatattccaagtgaaatcggaGCAGAGGAAGCTGAAGAAGTTGGAGTCGAACATTTGCTCAGGGACATCAAAGACACCACTGTCGGTACACTCagtcaaagaataacgaacCAATTACTTGGATTAAAAGGACTTCATGCCCAAATTCGAGAAATTAGGGATTACCTTATCCAG GTTGGCAATGGAAAACTACCGATCAATCATCAAATCGTTTATCAGCTACAAGATATCTTCAACTTGTTACCTGATATGTCACAAAACACATTTGTGGATTCACTCTACGTCAAAACAAATGATCAAATGCTGGTAGTTTACTTAGCTGCTCTCGTCAGGTCAATCGTAGCACTGCACAATTTGATAAACAACAAATTAACGAATCGTGATGCAGAGAAAAAGGAGACTGATAAGAAAGAGacgaaaaaagatgaaaagaaagaagatgagAAGAAGGATGAGAAGGAGAAGGCAAAAGTTAAATGA